In a single window of the Gossypium hirsutum isolate 1008001.06 chromosome A13, Gossypium_hirsutum_v2.1, whole genome shotgun sequence genome:
- the LOC107913479 gene encoding uncharacterized protein isoform X1, giving the protein MNIYSNASIFLVLEKLPISMKLIVIKWKPTFIVLLLLLLMLSMPYFFAGSFDVADREVYEIDYRGPETHSSIPPPDSSHRRRHSIHRETDTLSPHKKRNAILFFSFYWYSFAGQENPWVII; this is encoded by the exons ATGAACATCTACTCAAATGCAAGCATATTTTTGGTGCTTGAAAAGCTACCAATTTCCATGAAGCTAATTGTCATCAAATGGAAACCCACCTTTATTGTTTTGCTGCTGCTGCTTCTCATGCTTTCCATGCCTTATTTTTTTGCAG gGAGCTTTGATGTTGCGGATAGAGAAGTTTATGAGATTGATTATAGAGGCCCGGAGACACACTCTTCAATCCCTCCACCCGATAGTTCTCATCGCCGTCGGCATTCGATTCATCGGGAAACCGATACTTTGTCACCCCATAAAAAAAGAAAT gcaattctttttttttccttttattggtATTCTTTCGCAGGTCAGGAAAATCCATGGGTGATTATCTGA
- the LOC107913479 gene encoding uncharacterized protein isoform X2: protein MNIYSNASIFLVLEKLPISMKLIVIKWKPTFIVLLLLLLMLSMPYFFAGSFDVADREVYEIDYRGPETHSSIPPPDSSHRRRHSIHRETDTLSPHKKRNVRKIHG from the exons ATGAACATCTACTCAAATGCAAGCATATTTTTGGTGCTTGAAAAGCTACCAATTTCCATGAAGCTAATTGTCATCAAATGGAAACCCACCTTTATTGTTTTGCTGCTGCTGCTTCTCATGCTTTCCATGCCTTATTTTTTTGCAG gGAGCTTTGATGTTGCGGATAGAGAAGTTTATGAGATTGATTATAGAGGCCCGGAGACACACTCTTCAATCCCTCCACCCGATAGTTCTCATCGCCGTCGGCATTCGATTCATCGGGAAACCGATACTTTGTCACCCCATAAAAAAAGAAAT GTCAGGAAAATCCATGGGTGA